The nucleotide window GTCCCAGCCATGTAGAATTCAGTTATGTTCTTTTCCTATTTCTTTCGAGAAACTTCTGGCTAAAGAACTAATATGGACAAAAAGTAAACTATAAGTTATAAGAAAAAATCCTGTGTTTTTGATAATCACGTTGTTATAGTCAAAATGGTCTACAGTTCCATTTTGTTGTCATGCCCAATATCTTGCGCTTCACTGGCTACCAAGAATCctaagcaaaaaacaaaacggtTCAACcaagaaataaaatgcttgGGTAAATATACACCTGTTGTGCAAACAACCTCGACCAAACAAGCCACAATTTTTACGAAGCAAATAATGAAATTGTGTATCCTGTTACTGGTTAAATGATTAACTGGTTTTAACAGTGTATTTCACTTTACACTCTACGTGTAACCAGAACGTGAAGTCACCATGGAGTAAGTTAGTTTTCCGCTTCACAAtctcaaatttgaaaaagctaataaagcataaaaatgAAACGCTTCTAGCAATGAagttgtgataatattataatatacagatcatatacagtatagaaTTCTTATTTTCAGACATCTGCTTTACCAAACGTGACGTTAATGATAGATAACATTGCTTACCGAAAACTTCTTGTTTCctgttttctgttttctgtTTGAGTCGTGACATAGATGTCGTGCCTGCCTATATTGCGTGAGTTATGCACAGCTATTCATTCATTCTTCTACTAGGAAAATAGCAGTAACATGGACGTTTTGATGATGTTACTGTGCTAATGAATTATGAtaatgtaatcgttcaaagaaTATAAccagtatatacagttgtaTAATCTTCagtataatcagtatatacagttgtcattcctgtgtaaccattgctgaattcaatttgaagaagttcagtgtcaagatagaaaactttattgtcatcttcacaagacaataagccgtcaaggtgaacaattaagtctgagggtgagaaaagcagactATACGGccttatgagactcatatatcatcacccgcaataaacatttcaaaaagtaaacATAGTAGTGAGTGGGTCAACCTTTCAAGTTCAGGTGCCATATacccaatgttccctctaaattttcacgagtctgagcaaacacactaacgccctgagcggtcccttggaccactgagagcaacatcagacgtgccacgggcgcactgtggccattattatgcgtttattctatttttaattcaggttgttttttttcttgtgtgcaacacagattttctgtgcgcggagaccgtgtcagcagtacGCATttgcgcagcttagagggaacattgcatATACCCACCTTACCATTACAAAGCTATCGTCACGCTTATAAACGGATAAGGCTATGTAGAAGGTGGTCcacaagtttttatttattgtatttaatttatattctGCATCAGTTTTAGAGTTACAGAGTATGCTATTTAGGGTAGGTATAATTTCATGAACAAATGAATACATGAATATACCTGCAACGGATTAATCCTACTACGCAAGATGAAGAGCAATGAAACCTTTCTATAAATTCGATTTTGTTGATAATATTCAGAGCTTGTGTTATAGGCTAGGCACAAGCTGAAACTCAAAGGATTACGGAAATTGATTGCGCAGTCGGAGTCTGTATTACTAGTTTAGACAATTACAACTTTTGGATAAAAACAGCTGAAATGGAGACTACAGATGAAAACACTATGAGCATACTGATAGCAACGGATCTTCACCTCGGCTACAAAGAAAACGACTGTATACGCGGCGACGATTCCTTTAATACTTGCGTAGAGATATTCGAAATTGCTGAGAAGAATAACGTCGACTTTATGCTTTTAGGAGGAGATCTGTTTCACAAAAGCCAGCCGTCGATCAGCACCCTACTACGTACAatgaacatttttgcaaaatactgCCTTGGAGACGGAGCTACTAAGATAGAAATTTTAGGTGAACGGAACGCTAATTTCGGTCATTCATCGTTGTCAACCATAAAAggagttaattttaaaaatcataaCATTAAGGTTAAAATACCGGTATTTTCTATTCACGGAAATCATGATTGCCTGAGGGGTAAAGACTATTTCAGTGCCATTGACCACTTGAGTGTTGCTGGTTATCTCAATCATTTTGGGAGGTCTACAAACCTTAAAGAAGTTAAAATCGATCCAATCTGCATTCAAAAAGGAACAACGAAGCTAGCTTTATACGGATTGGGTTACGTCGCAGATACAAGGCTACATGAGCTGTTTGAAGAACAGAAAGTTAAGTTTCAACCTATTCAGCAAGGTGCTTCTGGTGAATGGTTCAAATTATTTGTACTTCACCAAAACAGGACAGATCGTGGGAGCATTGCAACAAAAGATTTCATTCCGGAAAACTTCATTGATGAGGATATAAACCTCATTGTCTGGGGACATGAGCATGCATGCGAAATCGACAGAGATTGGAAACCCGGAAAGTCACGTGTTTTGCAACCTGGCAGTTCAATTGCCACTTCTTTACGAGAATCAGAGTCCAAGGATAAACATGTAGCAATCTTGGAGATTAAGGGTGACAATTTCAATTTGATACCCATCCCTTTAGAGACCGTTCGCCCCCTGCATATTGAAACAATTACTTTGGAAAACTTCATAGACccacattttaaaacaaagataaACAACTCGCAAAATAACGAAATGATTCAGAAAACCGTGATTGaagtttacaataaaaaaataaaatcagcaATTTCGAAAACTAACCATGAAGCAGAAAATAAACGACGTAAACCGTTAGTGAGGATTAAAGTTGATGCCACTGGGTTCGAATCAATCTCTGCTAAAGGAATCGATGCTCAACTGCTGAAAAAGGTTGCAAATCCAAATGAAATCATCCATATTTTTCCGAGGAAGGATTTGTTGCCTGCTGATAATAGAATCGATACCTCAAATTTGTGTCAAGAAAAACTAAACGTAGAAGATCTTGTGCACACATATCTCAAGGACAATAAAGAAAAGACCAAGATGTTCAACCCAAGCCAGTTAAACGATGCCCTAATCCAATTTGTCTACCATGACGATAAAAAAGCGATTGAAGAGTGCTGCAATAAGGCCACCAGTAAAGCTATTAACGATCTGAAGGAATTAGATCTGGGTGGAAGCCGGGAGCAAATATCATCTAAAGCTTTTGCATTCTTTGaggacaaaaacaaaacttctttGCCACACAACAGAGCACAGTCTAATGATAATCATTCGATAGCAGTGACCTCACATTCCACCTACGAGGGTCCTCCAAGGAAGAAAAATCGTcttgaataaaaaattcagTGAGGCAGTGAGCATTTCGATACTTCAGAGTCGGCAATATCTGTATTGATTCTGAATCTAAGTCTGTAACTAACTTGTAAGACCTTCCAAACACATCACAGGATTTCATCCTTCTATGGAAGCATCGATATTGAAATATGCATTAACACATAGGCTATATAACCATGTTAAGTAGTTTAGCAAAGAAAAAGTATTAAACGCACCTAAGTTTATGAGCAGAGAGGAGTGCGCGCACACTAtagtaattatgacgtctATCGCATGTTTGTAATGTCACCCAGCGGACTTTGGACCGTGTCTTGCAAGAAATGTTTCATCAATCATCACCCTTGCTAGATTATGAAGTTTTACACGACAAATGGAACATGATTTTAAAATTCATGAATGCTTATCAAATCTTAGATTGTTTATAGACATTAACCTTTATACAGATAAATGAACAAGTGTTTACTGcttcttattggttaacctgACAATGCAAGATGTCACATGACCATCGTTGCCATACCAaagcatttattgtttgtttattttttcgcTCACCTGTATACAACAACCGTGAACAGACATCAGCTTCGAAGTCGTAGCGCCAGTGTCTATCGAGTTTGAACAGAATGTTTTCAGAAACATATGTAGAGTTTATAAACGAATGTCTACCGGGTATATAGTAACAAATGCCTACTACTAACTACAATTACTACATAATAACAGAATGTTCAATGAATTGAATGTATGGAGCTTATGTGTTACTTATCTTTCGCATGTTATGTGCTTATTTAGAACGTAAATTAAATCAATTACAAGAAAAAGTGAATTTATTACGAAGTACGTTTAACTAAGAAGTCTGGAGTGTTTCTGAACTGGACACACAATCCTTCTGAAAGCTTATTGGATTCGGATCAGATCAGATTAAATAGAACCCAACAGAATATAGCCTAGAATACCACTGTACTGTAAATTAAGGTAAAATTTGTGGTAATGATAGACACGCAATTACAACAAAAACCATTCTACTACAGACTTTATGCTTTGATTTTCAggtttaatataaaaaattgttctACACTCCGACAActtgaagttttattttcgcttttaatcaattttagccaaagtttttgtcataaattaaACATCATCACATgcattttatcataaattaattCACAGCATAACCACATATAGACTTTATGGTGGTCTGAATCCATTTTAGTTGTAGcctaattttgtaatattttttgcttttgtaacgtttctgaaaactttttcaaaagtacGGCTGTAGCCTAACTGAGTATTTACTCTTCGAAAAGCATGTTTGCTTGTTCTGTACAAAAACCCTGAGCTTTCTCATTGACAGAAACTACCAACGCATAGATCCTAGTTAGGCTATTTGTGCATCTCTATTATAAAAATGCAGCTCTGTTTTTGATTATCATCTAAAAATTTTCCAAGGTATATTGCAATTCGCTATAATACTGATGTTGAACtttgatgaaaaattaaaCTCTTATTCTTCCCATGGATCACGTCGGTACATCAATCCGCTCTGATATCTTGACATGTGAGAAGGGAATGAAGGGCGCAGCAAGGTTTTCCGGTCAGGTGATAAGGTCTTCGTCTCCACGTAACCACGTTTTTCTCCGTGCGTCAGTCTCTCACGCTTCTCGAGAAATAGGCTCTCATCGTGCGGTCCGGGATATATTCCAGCCAGCTTTGCGTTCTGCGAGTTTAATGTCAAGACTCAAGATAACCTTGTTGAACAAAGACTTTCT belongs to Clavelina lepadiformis chromosome 6, kaClaLepa1.1, whole genome shotgun sequence and includes:
- the LOC143462009 gene encoding sperm-associated microtubule inner protein 10-like isoform X2, encoding MDNVRENNENGTKGQNNSIIQHLPSFSRLHPVIPKLYVPEWKTDMENRTRLIQNAKLAGIYPGPHDESLFLEKRERLTHGEKRGYVETKTLSPDRKTLLRPSFPSHMSRYQSGLMYRRDPWEE
- the LOC143462009 gene encoding sperm-associated microtubule inner protein 10-like isoform X1, whose protein sequence is MAQPTLERGAQTDVGQNNSIIQHLPSFSRLHPVIPKLYVPEWKTDMENRTRLIQNAKLAGIYPGPHDESLFLEKRERLTHGEKRGYVETKTLSPDRKTLLRPSFPSHMSRYQSGLMYRRDPWEE
- the LOC143463375 gene encoding double-strand break repair protein MRE11-like, producing METTDENTMSILIATDLHLGYKENDCIRGDDSFNTCVEIFEIAEKNNVDFMLLGGDLFHKSQPSISTLLRTMNIFAKYCLGDGATKIEILGERNANFGHSSLSTIKGVNFKNHNIKVKIPVFSIHGNHDCLRGKDYFSAIDHLSVAGYLNHFGRSTNLKEVKIDPICIQKGTTKLALYGLGYVADTRLHELFEEQKVKFQPIQQGASGEWFKLFVLHQNRTDRGSIATKDFIPENFIDEDINLIVWGHEHACEIDRDWKPGKSRVLQPGSSIATSLRESESKDKHVAILEIKGDNFNLIPIPLETVRPLHIETITLENFIDPHFKTKINNSQNNEMIQKTVIEVYNKKIKSAISKTNHEAENKRRKPLVRIKVDATGFESISAKGIDAQLLKKVANPNEIIHIFPRKDLLPADNRIDTSNLCQEKLNVEDLVHTYLKDNKEKTKMFNPSQLNDALIQFVYHDDKKAIEECCNKATSKAINDLKELDLGGSREQISSKAFAFFEDKNKTSLPHNRAQSNDNHSIAVTSHSTYEGPPRKKNRFHPSMEASILKYALTHRLYNHRTLDRVLQEMFHQSSPLLDYEVLHDKWNMILKFMNAYQILDCL